Proteins encoded together in one uncultured Desulfosarcina sp. window:
- a CDS encoding flagellar hook capping FlgD N-terminal domain-containing protein, which yields MSVTSVSEVYSQASTTTSTDESVLDKDDFLTLLVAQLQNQDPLNPSDSTEFTAQLAQFSSLEQLQNVNDTLANFEVYQSTLNNIEAANFVGTKITAAGNTVTVSDGLADDISVELGDDCSSVYIMIYNSSGGFVNDIDAGSLDAGTHAIEWDGTDENGAAVSDGVYTFSIYAIDADGNSVASTSYITGTVTGIDYQSGETVLLVGDQEVAISSLVRVESAGVDENV from the coding sequence ATGAGCGTCACGAGCGTTTCCGAAGTATACAGCCAGGCATCCACGACAACCAGCACCGATGAATCGGTCCTGGACAAGGACGATTTTCTGACCCTGCTGGTGGCCCAATTGCAGAACCAGGATCCGTTGAACCCCTCGGACAGCACCGAGTTCACGGCGCAACTGGCCCAGTTCAGTTCCCTCGAGCAACTCCAGAATGTCAACGATACCCTGGCGAACTTCGAAGTCTATCAATCCACCTTGAACAACATCGAGGCCGCGAATTTCGTCGGGACGAAAATCACCGCCGCCGGTAACACGGTTACCGTTTCGGACGGGCTTGCCGATGATATTTCCGTCGAACTGGGAGACGATTGTTCCAGCGTGTATATTATGATTTACAACAGTTCCGGCGGGTTCGTGAACGACATCGATGCCGGCAGCCTGGATGCGGGAACCCATGCCATCGAATGGGACGGTACCGACGAAAACGGCGCTGCGGTCAGCGACGGGGTGTACACCTTTTCAATTTATGCCATCGATGCCGATGGCAATAGCGTAGCCTCCACCTCTTACATTACCGGAACGGTGACGGGTATCGACTATCAATCGGGAGAGACGGTGCTTTTGGTCGGCGATCAGGAAGTCGCCATTTCTTCGCTGGTGCGGGTTGAGTCCGCCGGCGTTGACGAAAACGTGTAA
- a CDS encoding flagellar hook protein FlgE yields MIGSLYSGISGLKANTSAMAVIGDNIANVDTTGFKCSRVSFANIFSSTLSQTNLQIGRGVTLNGVNPQWESGSLENTTSATDLSVNGSGLFMVSDPSTGINYYTRAGQFEWDNEGNLVNPDGFIVQGYSVDPTTGDIGTIGDIVLPNGSSAPNPTSEITFGLNLNSDAEVGDTFTSSITTYDSLGSEAILDIVFERTATGWDWTVDVTHDNGTATSASTGTIAFDANGELDPGSCVPADANPTITITGLAPANPTQTITWTYLDTAGDSDGSVTGYSSESTKTAQSQDGYPSGSLQSVTVDEDGYFTGIYSNGSMLPFALITLADFASYAGLAKQGSNLYSESLASGQALLGAPNTASLGAIAPSTLEMSNVDMATEFVEMITTQRAYQANSKVITTSDEILQELINIKR; encoded by the coding sequence ATGATTGGTTCGTTGTATTCCGGCATATCGGGACTGAAAGCCAACACCAGCGCCATGGCGGTGATCGGCGACAACATCGCCAACGTGGACACTACCGGATTTAAATGCTCGCGGGTGTCGTTCGCCAATATTTTCAGCTCCACCCTGAGTCAGACCAACCTGCAGATCGGGCGCGGCGTGACCCTCAACGGGGTGAACCCCCAGTGGGAATCCGGATCCCTGGAGAATACCACCAGCGCCACCGACCTGTCGGTCAACGGTTCCGGACTGTTCATGGTAAGCGACCCCTCGACCGGCATCAACTATTACACTCGGGCCGGGCAGTTCGAATGGGACAACGAAGGCAACCTGGTCAATCCGGACGGATTCATCGTTCAGGGATATTCGGTAGACCCGACTACGGGCGATATCGGTACCATCGGCGACATCGTTCTGCCCAACGGCAGCAGCGCCCCCAATCCCACCAGCGAAATCACTTTCGGCCTCAATTTGAACAGCGATGCGGAGGTCGGCGATACATTCACCAGCTCCATCACCACCTACGATTCTTTGGGATCGGAAGCCATTCTTGATATTGTATTTGAACGAACCGCCACAGGATGGGACTGGACGGTCGATGTGACCCACGACAACGGGACCGCAACGAGTGCATCCACCGGTACGATCGCATTCGACGCAAACGGAGAACTGGACCCGGGCAGTTGTGTCCCCGCCGATGCCAACCCTACCATTACCATTACAGGCCTCGCTCCGGCGAATCCGACACAGACCATCACCTGGACCTATCTGGATACCGCCGGCGACTCGGACGGCAGTGTCACCGGCTACAGCTCCGAATCCACCAAAACAGCCCAGAGCCAGGACGGCTACCCGTCCGGCAGCCTTCAGTCAGTGACCGTCGATGAAGACGGCTATTTCACGGGGATCTATTCCAACGGCTCCATGCTTCCCTTTGCCCTGATCACGCTGGCCGATTTTGCCAGCTACGCCGGACTGGCCAAACAGGGCAGCAACCTCTACTCCGAATCGCTGGCCTCCGGCCAGGCCCTGCTGGGTGCCCCCAATACCGCCAGCCTGGGTGCCATCGCGCCCAGCACCCTGGAGATGTCCAATGTGGACATGGCCACCGAATTCGTGGAGATGATCACCACCCAACGCGCCTACCAGGCCAATTCCAAGGTGATCACCACCAGCGACGAGATCCTCCAGGAACTGATCAACATCAAGCGCTAA
- a CDS encoding flagellar basal body-associated FliL family protein gives MSKMLMIIILSVVLLFMGAVGGGFFILWNKISQLPKDPATVEEIPVEEEENAIGPLYSLDTMIVNLADHGGKRYLRVTMALELSDPEAMTTIESRLPQVRDAILMILPTKKYEDVSTTDGKIALRKEIMEKINSLMTKGQVNNLYFTEFVVQ, from the coding sequence ATGTCTAAAATGCTGATGATCATTATCCTTTCGGTTGTGTTGCTTTTCATGGGGGCCGTGGGAGGCGGTTTTTTTATCCTTTGGAACAAGATCTCCCAGTTGCCCAAGGACCCGGCCACGGTAGAGGAGATTCCGGTGGAAGAGGAGGAAAACGCCATCGGTCCGTTGTACTCGCTGGATACCATGATCGTGAACCTGGCGGATCACGGCGGCAAGCGCTACCTTCGGGTGACGATGGCCTTGGAACTCAGTGATCCCGAGGCGATGACAACCATCGAAAGTCGTCTGCCCCAGGTTCGGGATGCGATTTTGATGATCCTGCCCACCAAAAAGTACGAGGACGTGAGCACAACGGACGGGAAGATCGCCCTGAGAAAGGAAATCATGGAAAAGATCAACAGCCTGATGACCAAAGGGCAGGTCAACAACCTCTACTTTACCGAATTCGTCGTACAATAG
- the fliM gene encoding flagellar motor switch protein FliM: MADQILSQEEIDALLSAMDSGEIDVVEEKQEAPVEVRSYDLTAQNIMQRGQFDALEEVYDKFVNLFQGSLSNLFQRTISVKAISRETVKFGEFIKAFSNPTGFIIFSMEPLIGSALMAFEPNLVFSLIDCMFGGDGKPMEKIREFTMIERRMLQKIAMAVLKDLETAWDAAYPLHLSLRKIETKPEFVYLVNPSDQLIIVVFDISTEFFSGNIHLCLPYLMLEPIKDQLSSSYLREKDRASSFGDEIRKLLGRTEVNIVAELGKTVYSVQDILNFEVDDVLRLNTGPQNHVVMNIERVPKFLGMPGVVKGSKAVQITEAIDQDQGKG; encoded by the coding sequence ATGGCCGACCAGATTCTATCCCAGGAGGAGATCGATGCGCTGCTTTCGGCAATGGACAGCGGGGAAATCGACGTCGTCGAGGAGAAGCAGGAAGCCCCTGTCGAGGTCCGTTCCTACGATCTCACCGCCCAGAACATCATGCAGCGCGGCCAGTTCGACGCACTGGAGGAGGTCTACGACAAATTTGTGAACCTTTTTCAAGGTTCGCTTTCCAACCTTTTTCAACGCACCATATCCGTCAAGGCCATCTCCCGGGAAACCGTCAAGTTCGGCGAATTTATCAAGGCCTTTTCCAACCCCACCGGATTTATCATTTTCAGTATGGAGCCCCTGATCGGTTCCGCGCTGATGGCCTTCGAGCCCAACCTGGTCTTTTCTTTGATAGACTGCATGTTCGGCGGGGACGGCAAACCCATGGAGAAAATCCGCGAATTCACCATGATCGAACGGCGCATGCTCCAGAAAATTGCCATGGCGGTATTGAAGGATCTGGAGACGGCCTGGGACGCGGCCTACCCCCTGCATCTTTCCTTGCGTAAAATCGAAACCAAGCCGGAATTCGTATACCTGGTCAATCCCAGCGATCAGTTGATCATCGTCGTATTCGACATCAGCACCGAGTTTTTTTCGGGCAACATTCACCTCTGCCTGCCGTATCTGATGCTGGAACCCATCAAGGACCAGCTTTCTTCCAGCTACCTGCGCGAAAAGGACCGGGCCAGCTCCTTCGGCGATGAGATCCGTAAACTGTTGGGACGCACCGAAGTCAACATCGTCGCCGAATTGGGCAAGACGGTCTATTCGGTACAGGACATATTGAATTTCGAAGTGGACGACGTTCTGCGGTTGAACACCGGTCCTCAAAACCATGTGGTCATGAATATTGAGCGCGTGCCCAAATTTTTAGGAATGCCCGGCGTCGTAAAAGGGAGCAAGGCCGTGCAAATCACTGAAGCGATCGATCAGGACCAGGGAAAGGGATAA
- the fliN gene encoding flagellar motor switch protein FliN gives MAENDRRNAPNGKGAKKAANPPSPAGGAFEIAKTGAGKAGGENLDLLLDIPLEITIELGRTKMLINDLLKLGQGSVIELTKEAGDTLEILANNRLIAKGDVVVVNKKYGIRLTEVISPVERVEKLG, from the coding sequence ATGGCTGAAAACGATAGACGGAATGCGCCCAACGGAAAGGGAGCCAAAAAGGCGGCCAATCCCCCATCCCCGGCAGGCGGAGCGTTCGAGATCGCCAAAACCGGTGCCGGCAAGGCCGGCGGGGAGAACCTGGATCTGCTGTTGGACATTCCGCTGGAGATCACCATCGAGCTGGGAAGGACCAAAATGCTGATCAACGACCTGCTCAAGCTGGGGCAGGGGTCCGTGATCGAATTGACCAAGGAGGCCGGGGATACGCTCGAAATCCTAGCCAATAACCGGCTCATCGCCAAGGGCGACGTGGTCGTGGTGAACAAAAAGTACGGCATCCGGCTCACGGAAGTGATCAGCCCCGTGGAACGGGTGGAGAAACTGGGATGA
- a CDS encoding flagellar biosynthetic protein FliO has translation MNGTPDILTAGLKMIASLGVVLVMILALLYGLRKLTRQRMGAGGGKQIQVLESHYMGVKKTISLVHVPGKVLVVGVAGDRINLLDTLDEDHVLSRMASEEPESFGPLFSRRLRQLGRGWKGKEDQP, from the coding sequence ATGAACGGGACACCGGATATATTGACCGCCGGACTGAAGATGATCGCGTCGCTGGGCGTGGTGCTGGTCATGATCCTGGCCCTTTTGTACGGACTGCGGAAATTGACCCGTCAGCGCATGGGCGCCGGAGGCGGAAAGCAGATCCAGGTGCTGGAAAGCCATTACATGGGCGTGAAAAAGACCATTTCCCTGGTCCATGTTCCCGGCAAGGTGCTGGTGGTCGGGGTTGCCGGGGATCGCATCAACCTGCTGGACACCCTCGATGAAGACCATGTGCTTTCTCGCATGGCTTCTGAAGAACCCGAGTCCTTCGGCCCCCTGTTTTCCCGGAGATTGCGGCAACTGGGCCGCGGATGGAAAGGCAAGGAGGACCAGCCGTGA
- the fliP gene encoding flagellar type III secretion system pore protein FliP (The bacterial flagellar biogenesis protein FliP forms a type III secretion system (T3SS)-type pore required for flagellar assembly.), which translates to MKISAPFPQRRRRGLCCTQKSIVTGVVVLALLIVFMAAGNALAQTPAPLLSIGLDQQADQSKVAVVMQLFLLMTVLSLAPSILIMLTSFTRIAIVFSLLRQAMGTNQLPPNQVVIGLSLFLTFYVMTPVWQQVNQDALQPLMEKKIDQKQALEKAVGPIRAFMVSQTREKDLALLVNVAKLDRPANIDEVPTTVLIPSFIISELKTAFQIGFMLYVPFLIIDMVVASVLLSMGMMMLPPIMVSLPFKLMIFVLADGWYLIVGSLVKSFA; encoded by the coding sequence GTGAAGATCAGTGCTCCCTTTCCACAACGCCGCCGCCGGGGCCTTTGCTGCACGCAAAAATCAATCGTGACCGGAGTTGTCGTATTGGCCCTGCTCATTGTGTTCATGGCGGCCGGCAACGCCCTGGCCCAGACACCGGCGCCTTTGCTTAGCATCGGCCTGGACCAGCAGGCCGACCAGAGCAAGGTGGCTGTGGTGATGCAGCTTTTTTTGCTGATGACGGTCCTCTCGCTGGCCCCGTCGATTCTGATCATGCTGACCTCCTTTACCCGCATCGCCATCGTTTTTTCCCTGCTGCGGCAGGCCATGGGCACCAACCAGCTGCCGCCCAATCAGGTGGTCATCGGGCTGTCTCTTTTTCTGACGTTTTACGTGATGACGCCGGTGTGGCAGCAGGTCAACCAGGATGCCCTCCAGCCACTGATGGAAAAGAAGATCGATCAGAAACAGGCCCTTGAAAAGGCCGTGGGGCCCATCCGCGCCTTCATGGTTTCCCAGACGCGCGAAAAGGATCTGGCCCTTCTGGTCAACGTGGCCAAATTGGACCGGCCGGCCAATATTGACGAAGTGCCCACCACAGTGCTGATTCCTTCATTTATTATCAGCGAGTTGAAGACCGCCTTTCAGATCGGTTTCATGCTGTACGTGCCCTTTTTGATCATCGACATGGTCGTGGCCAGCGTCCTGCTCTCCATGGGCATGATGATGCTGCCGCCCATCATGGTCTCATTGCCCTTCAAACTGATGATTTTTGTCCTGGCCGACGGCTGGTACCTGATCGTCGGATCCTTGGTCAAAAGCTTTGCCTAA
- the fliQ gene encoding flagellar biosynthesis protein FliQ translates to MTPEFVTGFFLEAIKTAIFLAAPMLAVGLISGVLVSMFQAATQINEMTLVFVPKMLGVALALLFFFPWMMKVIIGFTQNLFINLPSYIR, encoded by the coding sequence ATGACCCCTGAATTTGTCACCGGCTTTTTTCTGGAGGCGATCAAGACGGCCATCTTTCTGGCGGCGCCCATGCTGGCCGTGGGGCTTATCAGCGGCGTTCTGGTCAGTATGTTTCAGGCTGCCACCCAGATCAACGAAATGACCCTGGTGTTCGTGCCCAAAATGCTTGGCGTGGCCCTGGCCCTGCTGTTTTTTTTCCCCTGGATGATGAAAGTCATTATCGGGTTCACCCAGAACCTGTTCATCAATTTGCCGTCCTATATTCGATAG